One window from the genome of Acuticoccus sp. I52.16.1 encodes:
- a CDS encoding thioesterase family protein, whose product MMADRLELLRGVVHPWHHDIFGHMNVRHYAPFFDDAVFHMWTRLGLAYSEIIPQHGVHTVTAQATTQFVKELTAGDLIVIDGVVSRVGSKSVTFHLRMLHADTGALHATYDQVDVFFDPQTRASAAMPDGVREKLNAHLVEQV is encoded by the coding sequence ATGATGGCCGACAGGCTCGAACTTCTTCGCGGGGTGGTCCACCCCTGGCACCATGACATCTTCGGCCACATGAACGTGCGCCACTATGCGCCGTTCTTCGACGATGCGGTCTTCCATATGTGGACCCGGCTCGGCCTGGCCTATTCGGAGATCATCCCGCAGCACGGCGTCCACACCGTCACCGCGCAGGCCACGACGCAGTTCGTCAAGGAGCTGACTGCCGGCGATCTCATCGTGATCGACGGCGTGGTCTCGCGCGTCGGCTCCAAGAGCGTGACCTTCCACCTGCGCATGCTCCACGCCGACACCGGCGCGCTGCACGCCACCTACGACCAGGTGGACGTCTTCTTCGATCCGCAGACGCGGGCCTCCGCCGCGATGCCCGACGGCGTGCGCGAAAAGCTCAACGCCCACCTCGTCGAACAGGTCTGA